The stretch of DNA GCGCCCGATGCCCGGCACGGTAAGCGGCCCACCGCAGCCGGATGGTGATCCGCCCCTCGGTGAGATCCAGCGCCTGCAGCCCGTCGAGGAACCCACGCAGCACCTCGGCATGGATGTCGCTGGGGTCGTCGGCGTAGCGCTCGGTCAACCGCGCCGCCAGGGAGGTCAACATCGGCAGCGCCAAACCGACCGCGGTGATCGTCCAGGTACTGCCCTCGACGCGGGCACGGCTGATCACATGCGTCCAGACCTGGTCCCACACCCGGCGGGGGCAGCCGCGGGACAGCAGCAGGTTCCGGAGTTCGTCGACCGGGATGATCCGGTCCGGAAGGTGGTCGAACCCGTGGCCATCCACAGCCACCGGGTGATCCCCCGCAGTCAGCCACCCGAAGGCATTCCGGGCAGCATCCAGCGGATTGCGTGGCCACTCTTCGTGCTCGCAGGGAGTAGGGGCAGCCATGGCTCGACTCCTCTCGAACGGCGGTCAATGACGCCGCCGAGAGGGCCAGGCGCAGAACAGCGCAGCGCACGGCTCCGCACTAAGAAGACACTAAACTGATCTTCTTGTTTCAGAACGAAAGATCATCTTCAGATCAACCTCGAGACCACGCTTGAGATGAACAGCAACCCTGTGCGCTGCGACGTTAGTCAGAAACTGTTCCGTTGCTGGCGCCTCAACCGGGCGGATAGATAAAGCAAGAGAAAGGATCTTGAGAGTTTTCCGGAGCGATCTTGAACACGGTCACACGGGACCGTTGACACCCTTCCAACCGCCGCGACTGTCGATCTTCATCGGCCCATGGCGAGATCGACAAACGTCGTGGGGAAACCAAAGACGCCAGTAACACCGGGTCTCGGTTCCGGTTGAGGGATGGCGAGAAAACGCTTGGCCCGGCGGTGACCGATCGGGGCCGTTTTCGCGGACTTCAGGGGTGTCCTTGGCACGACCGACCGATCACCGGAGCACGCGATGCCTGCCCTCCCGATCCTGGAGCTACCGTCTCTTGACACCCCCGATGGCCACGGACCGGACCCCTTCGTCGGGTCGGTTCGCGCACCACGCCGTGAACCCGGCGGCCCACCGGTGCCGGCGACGGTGCGGCTGTGCCTCGTCGGCCCCGTCGCGGACGCCGACGAGATCGTCACCGCTACGGTCTCGATGATCACCAGGACCTACACCGCGCCCGGCGACCGGATCATGCTCGCCGACGGCGAGGCCCCCGCGACGGGTTCGAACCGGAGACGCCGGGACCGGCTCGTGGAGTCCGTCCTCCGACTCGGCCGCGGCACGACCGCCACACCCGACCACCGCGACCACCGCGATCACGGCGATCACGGCGATCACGGCAATCATGAGCCCGCCACGGCGCGCGGGAGTCTGCCAGGCGCCCGGGGGTCCGGATCCGGACCCGGCGACCTAGCTGTAGTGCCTCGGGAGGTTGTGAATTTGGAACATGCGGTTGGATGATCTTGGAATAGGAAGGACCCCCAGGTTCGGTGTGGATCACCACATCACGCACCGAACGATGGAGGTCCTTGTGTGTCACCGTAACGCGCCACTGACTGAGACGGGCCGGTTGCGGCTGGCTCGGTGTGTTGTCGACGAGGGCTGGCCGTTGGCGCGAGCGGCCGAGCGGTTTCAGGTCGCGGTGGGCACGGCCAAGCGCTGGGCCGATCGGTACCGCGTCCGGGGACAGGAGGGCATGGCGGATCGGTCGTCGCGGCCGCGACGCAGCCCCCGGCGTCTTTCGGTCCGGGCCGAGCGGCGGATCATCAAAGTTCGTGTGCTGCGCCGGTGGGGGCCAGCCCGGATCGGTTACCTACTCGGGTTCAACCCGGCCACGGTGCACCGCGTGCTGCGGCGCTACCGCATCGCCCGGCTCGCTCAGCTGGACCGGGCCACCGGCAGGGTGATCCGCCGCTACGAACACACCACGCCCGGAGACTTGATCCACGTCGACATCAAAAAACTGGGCAACATCCCCGACGGCGGCGGCAGCAGAGTGCACGGCCTGAGAACCGGGAAACGCAACAGTCAGCGCACCAACACCCCGACCCGCCGAGCCGGCGGGAAAAAACCCGCGATCGGGCACTCCTACCTGCACACCGCGCTCGACGACCATTCCCGCCTGGCCTACACCGAGATCCGGCCCGACGAGACTCGCGAGACCGCCACCGCGTTCTGGCACCGCGCCCACGCCTTCTTCATCACCGCCGGTATCACCGTGCACCGAGTCCTGACCGACAACGGCTCCTGCTACCGGTCCCACCTCTGGCGCAACACCCTGGCCACGGCCGGAATCAGCCACAAGCGCACCCGCCCCTACCGGCCCCAGACCAACGGCAAAGTCGAACGCTTCCACCGCACCCTGCTCGACGAATGGGCCTACGCCAGGCCCTACACCTCCGAAACCCAACGCCGCAACGCCTTCGACCCCTGGCTACACACCTACAACCACCACCGCGCCCACACCTCCCTCAACGGCCACACACCAGCCCAACGCATTCACAACCTCACAGGGCAATACACCTAGCCGAGCCGGTCACCAACCCGACCGACCAGCACCCGCTCGACAAGTCGCCCGGTCCGGGTTCCGACAGCTTCGAGTTGATCATCGCGGGCTGGCCCGACCGCTCGGCGGCCCCCCTTCGCGATGGCCGACTGGACACCGCTGCTCACCCCGGCCGGAACCATCGTCGTACTCACGCACAGTAGCGATCAGCACAAGGCGCGAGCCGCCCACTCGGGGCTGTTGTCGCGGGCCGCAGCGCTGGCCGGATTGCCGACTGGGTCTGCCCCGGCGGGCACCACCTCGTCATCCCCTGCCGCCCCTGGCACCGTCATGGCCGGCTGCTCGACCTGCCCGGCAAGATCCACGACGCCGCCGACACGATCGGGCTCATCCCCGCCGAGCACTGCATCGCCCTGACCGCGCCCATTCGAGGAAACCGAGTGCACCCGAGAATCGGCAGCCGCGTGGGACACCTCCCAGAAAGTATTGATATTCACGGCCGCATCACCGCCATCTCGGCTCATCTTGACGTGCTCGTTTTCCAACTCCCCGCAGCCGCCCACCGCGAAGAAATTCCAGAGCGAGGTATCGCGTGACCAGTCTTTACTACAACGACGAGACCACCGAACTGTACGTCGGCGACACGCTTGAAGTCATGGCATCGATGCCGAGCGCTTCGGTGGACTGTGTGGTGACCTCCCCGCCCTACTGGGGTCTTCGCGACTATGGCACCGGCATGTGGGCTGGGGGAAACCCGCACTGCCAGCACACGCTCGGCAGCACCCCACATCAGCGCCGATCACCGAAAGCAACCTGCCCCACCGACTCGGCACGAACAGAGATCAAACGGTGTCGACGTTGCGGCGCCGTCTGTCACGACCAGCAATACGGACACGAACCGACTCCGGACGAGTACGTGGACCGACTTCTGCACACATTCTCCGAAGTATGGCGAGCTCTCTCTCCCACGGGCACTGCGTGGCTCAACCTTGGCGACGGCTACAGCTCGAACAGCGACGGCTATATCCGTTCCAGTCCAGCCAATTTCCGACAACCAGCTTATCGCCCCACCTCGGGCATCGCACACAAGAGCCTGGTCGGAATCCCTTGGCGAGTCGCTTTCGCTCTCCAACAGGAGGGATGGATCATTCGCAACGCGATCGCATGGCACAAACCCAACGCAATGCCCGAATCCGTGCAAGATCGAATGTCGTGCCGCTACGAAATGATTTTCCTGCTAACGAAGCAACAGCACTACTACTTCGACCTCGACGCGATACGGGAACCGTACACATCTGATCGTCCACTCAGCCGTAAACAACGCTACGGAGGCAACAAGGACAACACGATAAAAATGCACTGGACCCCACGAGCCAAAGGGAAAAACCCAGGCGACGTGTGGTCGATGTCTACCAGGCCACTCCGGGAAGCGCACTGCGCACCCTTTCCCATTGATGTGCCACTACGCTGCATTGCAGCCGGATGCCCCGAAGGAGGAATCGTCCTCGACCCGTTCTCCGGCGCCGGGACCACCGGACTCGCCGCTCGACAGTTGGGCCGATTTTTCCAAGGAATCGACTTGCGTCCGGATTACCACGACATCTTCAGACACCGTCTGCTCAGCAAACCACCCAGGAACACACGAGAAGCCGCCTGACCGAAAAGCGAGAAAACCGAAACGTCGCATCCCCAGCGTCATAACATTCTACCAGGACTTGGGCGTCACCGTCGTCGACGAGTACGTCGAACCCGGACGCTCAGCCACCGAGATGACCAAACGCGAAGCATTGCAACGGATGCTGCGCGTGTCCGCGCCCAAAGCGATGTCGAGGTTGAGGGAACTTATTACAACCCGAAACATCAGGTCACAGCGCTGGAATCGCTGCAGAGGAAGCTGCCGGGACTGGACGCACCCACCGAACCGCCACCGAACAGGCGCAGACCGGGCCGTGCTCGGCAGCTCGATGACGACGAAGTACAGCGGCTGATCAACGGCTACCGGTCAGGCGCCACCGTCTACGAGCTAGGCGACCAGTTCGGCATCGAACGCCGCACCGTCAGTGCCATCCTGCATCGCCACGGCGTCGCCATGCGCAGGCGCGGCCTGTCCGTCGAGCAGGTCGACAACGCCGTCAGGCTGTACAACCAAGGGTGGTCGACGAACCGGATTGCCGAACGCATGGATGTCGCCCGCGCAACCGTGCGCCAACGCCTCCACGAACGCGGCATCACACTCCGCGGCCGACCGCACGGACGTCGCCACAACGCGGGTGAAGACCAGTGAACACTGCGCCAACTACCGCAAAGCCTCCCCACCCGGTCGCTACGTGGCTGCACTCCTCGTTGCCACGGGCGCATATGTTTCCTACCGACACGGCCGCGAGTTCGCTGTGCGGTTCGGCGCCGACTACACCATCGCGCCACCTTTGGCGTCGTCGTCGACGGCCTACTCACCACGGCAACGCACGAAAAGAAAGAATTCCACCCTAGCGGAAGCAAAACCAATGATGCATTTCGGAAAAGCAAACCTCCTCGATGCCTAAAATAGAACCTGAAACGCCGATCGATCTCTGCCGACGCCCTCCGACGCAAACTTCGCCATCGGTTCCACCCGCGCCCGAACTCTCACCCAACGCCTAATTCGACGAGCAATCCGAGCAGAGAGGAATCGAGCGGCTCAGTTCACCAGTAACGCCAAGTCGTAATTGCGCGCCTCGTCGATCCCCTGGAAGGTCGATGTCAGGAGCTGGCGCGCCGTCGAGTACGCGGGCGACAAACGGAACGCGAGCCTCGGCCGCCTTGAGAGCCGAAGTGGTCGTCACCCAAGGCGGAACACGGTAAATTCGATCGCTCCACCGGCCAGTCGGCCGCGCGCCACGTGCACGTACCGGTGCAGCCAGGAATAGCGCTGGTCGCCGGTCTCGAACCGGAGCGTGACCCAGAAGTACTGGGAGTCGTAGTCGGTCGCCGCACTGCTCTGGAGCGCTGCTGCCACGGCTTCGTTCATCTCGATCAGGCCGGTGTACTGGACGTAGACGGCCGCACCATCGTCGGTGCGCCACTGTCCGCGCACGTCGATCCGCCCGAAACCGTCCGGCCCGATGAGGACCCAGTCGCCTCCTCCGAGAACATCGGCATGCAGATCCGCACCGTCGACGCGGCCACCTACCAGGCCGAAGAACATTCTGTTCCCGAACGGGCCCGTGCCGATGTCGAGCGGCTGATCGAGGTCGGCGCGGTAGACGAATTCCTCGAGACCGGCGAGGACGTCCTCGTCGAGATTTCCCATGTTGCTCCCTGATCGGTGCGGGCGGGTTTCCGGAGAACGAGGCGCAGGAACGTCCCAAAGGACCAAGTCGGGTTCACCGCTCGTGTTTCGGCGTCAGCGCTGAGAGCGGAGTGTGGATCGTGCGCGCCAGCCCGTCCTCGACCGGGCGGAGCTGATCGCGCACCGGGGGCGGCAAGACGTTGTGCACCGGCTCCGGCAGGAGCGGTTTTTTCGGCGGCTCGGGCGCGGGCCGCGCCGGTGCGGGCGGCTCGTCGGAGCCGCCGTCCTCCGGAGGTTGCGGCCGAGGACTCGGTGTCGGCGCGGGCGGCGGCTCCGACGCGGGTGGCTGTTCGGGCGCGGCGATGTCCGGTGACTGCGGAACACCGCCGCTGGCCCTGCTGTTCTCCGCCACGGAACCGGGACTGTCCGGTATCGGACCGCCACCGTTGTGATACGACCGCGCCCACGACAGCACCAGGTCGACGTAATCCGCGGAGTGGTTGTAGGTGAGAATGGCCTGCTGAAGGTCGGCACCGTCATGCAGATTTCGTCCGGCACCGCAGAGGTAGCGCCCGGCTGCCAACGCGGAGTCGTACATGTTTTGCGGATCGGCGCGTCCGTCGGCATTCCCGTCCGCCTCCCATTTGTCCCAAGTGGACGGAAGGAACTGCATCGGGCCTGCCGCGCGCATCCAACCGGCACCGTCGCGGATCGCGGCCCGGTTCGGCGATCCGTCGAGCGCCGGACCATATACGTCGTTTAGGAGGTCGCCGTTCGCGGCGAGGTCGCCATCGTTGGCGTGGCCCGATTCCACCTTGCCGATCCCGGCCAGCACCGCCCAGTCGAGATGGCAGCCCGGGGCGGTCCGCGCGCTCACGGCCTCGGCGCGGCGGTAGGCGTCCAGCGCGGTCGCCGGGATACCGTACTTCGGAGCGGCATCCTGCGGGGTCAGGACGGATCGCTGCGCGACGGGTCGCGGTTGCACCTGCTCCTGCTTCGAGTGCCAGGGCGCAGCAGGCCGCGAGGAGGTCCGGATGCCGGCCACTCCCCCGTCTGCGGACGACCCGTCCGGATCCCTCTCTGCTGAGGTCACCGCCGATCCCGCGCTGCCGCTGGCGACCAGAACGCCCACCAGCGCGAGGGCAGGACCGTTCAGCCGGCGCCGAGCACGGTTCCTGCGTCGGCTGCCCGGGTTCTGCTCCCCACCGGAACGGTCCATCTCGCCAACTCCCCTCCGCCGCCATGGCGGCTCGTCGTCGCTCGGGTACCGATGCTCCGCGGGGCTGCGGTCGTGCACCTCTTCCTTGGGGAGTGTTTGCACCGCCGAACAGGGGTAGATCCGGATGGTCGCCGGTCGGCGACCAGGGTTCGTCGCAGGAGGCGCTAAGTGCTCTCCGTACCCGGCAAGCACCTTGCATTTTGGTCTGTTATTTACTACATTTAGCCCAAAGTTAACCAGAAGCCGCATTCGCTGGCATGGTCGCCGAACCGCGCCATGCGATGTTCACCCGGAACCTGACACTGAAACCTTCCAACGGGGAAGCCCTGAGCGGTGCCAGCCCCGAAATCCACCACTCACCAGGAGAAAGCGCGCGGGAGCAAGCTGTCACCGCGCGGGCATCGACTCGCGGCGAACCGCGCACGACCTGCCGGAAGGGATGCCCTTGCAATCGCTGCGGACGAAGTTCGGTCATCGCTCAAGCACGGATCTCGGAGCGCACCACATCGCTCCGGCGTGACTCGGTGCGCCCGCCGGACAGCGGCGGGGCGTTCCGGATACCGCGTTCCCGCGCCGAGTCCACGCGACGGCCGACCCTCGTGCATCCGGGGCTCACCGGGTGTGACCGTTCAGAGCAACCGTTCTGGCGGATGCAGGAGTTAGACTCCCCGCCCACCTCGGCACCCGGCGGGCCCGCCGACGACCACAGCCACTCAACGAGGAGATGGCCATGAACGAGACCACCACGGCGTGGCCGGACACCGGCAGCTCGCTGCCGACGGCGACGCGGACACCCGTGCTCACGCCCGTCGACCCTCGCCAAGAGCTGGAACGAGTTCCCGAGATCCTCCGGCTCGCGAGCAGGCTTACCGGGACCGACTTGGGGTCGACCGGCCCAGGGGCCGACTTCGACCACCGAACCGCACTGCGGGCACTGGCGGGGGCCGAACGAGCAGCTTCCGAACGGCTGGCACAACTGGCCACCGGACCGGCGGACGCCGCGCAGCGCTTGGTGGCGCTGACGATCCGCCTGCACCAGATGCAAGTGTTCCTGCGCGACTCCCTGTTCAACGAGCGCACCCGTTCGATCATGGAGGTCCAGCGTGCGCTACAACGCTTGCGGAGCGCGCAGACGCTTGACCAGCTGGTGGATCGCATCCCCGAGGAGATCCACGGGTTCGGCTTCCGACGGGCGCTTGTCTCGCGCATCGACGACTCGCGGTGGGTCGCCCGCGCTGCGTTCGTGCAAGAGGATCCGAAACTCGCCGAAGCGATGGTCTCAGCCGGCAGCGCCAACCCGCGGCAGCTGACGCACGTACTGCCCGAAGCCGAGATGCTCCGCAGACGCCAGTCGATCCTCATCCCCGATGCGCAGTCGAATCCGCGCATCCATCCCGAGCTCAAGGACGTCACGCGGACCAAGGCGTACGTGGCCGCGCCGGTGATGTCCGGCACCGACGCGATCGGGTTGCTGCACGCCGACGAAGCCACCGATTCGATGCGGGTGGAAGACTTCCACCGCGAAGTTCTGGGGATGTTCGCGGAAGGCATCGGCTACGCCGTCGAGCGGACCGTGCTGCACGATCGCCTGCGCACGCTGCGGAATCAGCTCCAGGAACACACGGCGCGGGTCAACGACATCGTCGACGAGTTCGCCGACTCCGATATCCGGTTGAACGCCGGAACCGACACCGCCCCCAACGCCGCGCGGGTGCCACGCACCGCTTCCCCACCGGCAGACGAGACCGACAGCGTCCGGTCCCTGCTCACCCACCGCGAACAGGACGTATTCCGGCTGATGGCGATCGGGCACACCAACGCGCGCATCGCGAGCAACCTGATCGTCTCCGAAGGAACCGTCAAGTCCCATGTCAAACACATCCTGCGCAAGCTGGGTGCGGCGAACCGCGCCGAAGCCGTATCGCGGTTCTACCGCAGCGACGTCTGATCCGTTCGCGGCGCTTCGCACCTCATAGCAGCGGCAGTGCGCTGAGCGCTGCGAAGAAGGCGCCCACCATCTGGCACACGAGCCCACCGCGTCGAATCACCCGCCATTGCCGGGATTCCGCGGTGGGCTCCGTGCTGCTCGCGCCCGCGCGGGACCTGGCGACGAGCTCGTCGGCATTGCGCCGCCCCCACCAACCGATGAGGAACACCGCCGCACCCAGGACGAGCTGCGTCACCGAGGTCCACCACATATCGCTCTCCTCACTTCGGCGCCGGCGGCTGCCGACCGGTGTCCGGCTTCCCCGGCGCGACCTCCGGCGGCGAGTCCGGGTCGGCCGGCCGGTAGTCATCGGCGTAGGACACGTCGGCCGCGCGGAGCCGGTCGCCGAGCCACTTCTGCCAGCGGTCCATCGTCTTCTCGTAGGTGAGCTGCTGCTTGAGCTGGTCGCGCACCTGCTCGAACACGGCCGGAACCGGCGGGTGCACGCCCAGCACTTCGCCCACATTCCACCCGTGCTGAGTCTGCACCGGACCGAACGGAACGCCCTGCGGCGTCTGGAAAGCGGCCTTGGCATAGCCGTCTTCCAGCTGCGCCGCTTCCAGTTTGCCCAGCTGGCCGCCCGCGGCCCTGGTCTGCCCGTCCAGGCTCACGTCGGCGGCCACCGCTTCGAAGGGCTCACCCGCGCGCAACCGGGTCAGCACCCGGTCGGCGTCCTCGCGGGCGCGGACGACGATGTTGCGCAGGTCCCGCGTTTCCGGTGTGCCGAGCGATTCCTTCCGCTCCGGGAACGCGCGGCGCACATCCTCGTCGGTGACGGTGCTGCCCTTCGTGGTCTGCTCGAACAGCCGGTTCACCTGCAGCATTCGCTTGATCTCGGCCACCACGTCAGGTTCCGAGGTACCGGCGTTGCCCAAGGCTTCGACGAACTTGGCGCGCGCCTGGGCGCCTTCGCCGGCCTGCTCGGTGATGTACCGATCGAGGACATCGCGCGCGGCCTTGTCCGGGACGACCACGTTGCGCTCCCGCCCGGCCTGTTCTAGCACCAGTTGCAGAGCATAGCTCTTCGCGGTCATGCGGCGGAATTCGGCCTGGTCGGCCGGATCGCTGGGCTGCTGCACGCCGTACAGCGCCTTCATCGTGCGGACCTTGCCTTCGAACTGCTCGACGGTGACGTCACGATCGTTCACCCGCAACGCCACCCCGTCCGGCAACGTCCCGGCGCGGAGCCAGAAGTAGCCACCACCGCCGAGCGCGAGCAGCAGGATCGCGCACGCGGCAAGCACCTTGCGGGCGCGGGGGGCAGCCAGCCGCCGTCGCCATCGCTGCCCGAACCCTGCTTCCTGCGAGTCCTCCGGTATGTCCGGCCCGGTTTCGCCGTCCGCATCGACGGATGAGTTCTCGGAGACCTCGCCGGAGGAATCGACCGCCGGAGCGTCTTCTGCACCGGGGTCCGCCTCGTCGAGCTCCTGGTTCTGTTTGGACTCCATCAGTCGACTCCCTGTGCTGTGCGTGCAAGATCTGGAACATGTCGCTGCATGTCCCCGTCCACCGGCTGTTGCGGACGTTCCCGCCCGGTGGTCAGCCACACCACGCACGCCGCGGATCCGAGCGAGATCAGCACTGCCGCGGCCAGCAGCAGGCCGAACTCCCGGATGGCGGCGAGATCGGAGAATGCGAGCACGGCGTACCCGACGGCCGACGTGCTGGTCGCCAGCGCGATCGACCGGCGCAGACCGCGATTTCCGGTGCGCACGGAGTCGGCGAGCAGCACCGTGAACTCGCATCCCACCGCAGCGGTCAGCGACCCGAGCGCGACCGTGATCGGGCTCAGTGCGATGTCCAGCGCCCACAGGCCGAAGAACCCGATGCCGGTGGCCATCGCACCGGCCACTACCGCGCGCAGCGCGTCCGAGCGGCGGCGTAGTCCGAGCGCCAGCACGGCGCCTGCGCCGAGGATGCCGAGGACGTTGCCCACGACGCGGCCCTCGGAGA from Saccharopolyspora sp. SCSIO 74807 encodes:
- a CDS encoding IS481 family transposase, which encodes MCHRNAPLTETGRLRLARCVVDEGWPLARAAERFQVAVGTAKRWADRYRVRGQEGMADRSSRPRRSPRRLSVRAERRIIKVRVLRRWGPARIGYLLGFNPATVHRVLRRYRIARLAQLDRATGRVIRRYEHTTPGDLIHVDIKKLGNIPDGGGSRVHGLRTGKRNSQRTNTPTRRAGGKKPAIGHSYLHTALDDHSRLAYTEIRPDETRETATAFWHRAHAFFITAGITVHRVLTDNGSCYRSHLWRNTLATAGISHKRTRPYRPQTNGKVERFHRTLLDEWAYARPYTSETQRRNAFDPWLHTYNHHRAHTSLNGHTPAQRIHNLTGQYT
- a CDS encoding site-specific DNA-methyltransferase, with amino-acid sequence MTSLYYNDETTELYVGDTLEVMASMPSASVDCVVTSPPYWGLRDYGTGMWAGGNPHCQHTLGSTPHQRRSPKATCPTDSARTEIKRCRRCGAVCHDQQYGHEPTPDEYVDRLLHTFSEVWRALSPTGTAWLNLGDGYSSNSDGYIRSSPANFRQPAYRPTSGIAHKSLVGIPWRVAFALQQEGWIIRNAIAWHKPNAMPESVQDRMSCRYEMIFLLTKQQHYYFDLDAIREPYTSDRPLSRKQRYGGNKDNTIKMHWTPRAKGKNPGDVWSMSTRPLREAHCAPFPIDVPLRCIAAGCPEGGIVLDPFSGAGTTGLAARQLGRFFQGIDLRPDYHDIFRHRLLSKPPRNTREAA
- a CDS encoding helix-turn-helix domain-containing protein, with the protein product MRRRGLSVEQVDNAVRLYNQGWSTNRIAERMDVARATVRQRLHERGITLRGRPHGRRHNAGEDQ
- a CDS encoding DUF3237 domain-containing protein, which produces MGNLDEDVLAGLEEFVYRADLDQPLDIGTGPFGNRMFFGLVGGRVDGADLHADVLGGGDWVLIGPDGFGRIDVRGQWRTDDGAAVYVQYTGLIEMNEAVAAALQSSAATDYDSQYFWVTLRFETGDQRYSWLHRYVHVARGRLAGGAIEFTVFRLG
- a CDS encoding lytic transglycosylase domain-containing protein — translated: MQPRPVAQRSVLTPQDAAPKYGIPATALDAYRRAEAVSARTAPGCHLDWAVLAGIGKVESGHANDGDLAANGDLLNDVYGPALDGSPNRAAIRDGAGWMRAAGPMQFLPSTWDKWEADGNADGRADPQNMYDSALAAGRYLCGAGRNLHDGADLQQAILTYNHSADYVDLVLSWARSYHNGGGPIPDSPGSVAENSRASGGVPQSPDIAAPEQPPASEPPPAPTPSPRPQPPEDGGSDEPPAPARPAPEPPKKPLLPEPVHNVLPPPVRDQLRPVEDGLARTIHTPLSALTPKHER
- a CDS encoding LuxR C-terminal-related transcriptional regulator, which encodes MNETTTAWPDTGSSLPTATRTPVLTPVDPRQELERVPEILRLASRLTGTDLGSTGPGADFDHRTALRALAGAERAASERLAQLATGPADAAQRLVALTIRLHQMQVFLRDSLFNERTRSIMEVQRALQRLRSAQTLDQLVDRIPEEIHGFGFRRALVSRIDDSRWVARAAFVQEDPKLAEAMVSAGSANPRQLTHVLPEAEMLRRRQSILIPDAQSNPRIHPELKDVTRTKAYVAAPVMSGTDAIGLLHADEATDSMRVEDFHREVLGMFAEGIGYAVERTVLHDRLRTLRNQLQEHTARVNDIVDEFADSDIRLNAGTDTAPNAARVPRTASPPADETDSVRSLLTHREQDVFRLMAIGHTNARIASNLIVSEGTVKSHVKHILRKLGAANRAEAVSRFYRSDV
- a CDS encoding peptidyl-prolyl cis-trans isomerase, giving the protein MESKQNQELDEADPGAEDAPAVDSSGEVSENSSVDADGETGPDIPEDSQEAGFGQRWRRRLAAPRARKVLAACAILLLALGGGGYFWLRAGTLPDGVALRVNDRDVTVEQFEGKVRTMKALYGVQQPSDPADQAEFRRMTAKSYALQLVLEQAGRERNVVVPDKAARDVLDRYITEQAGEGAQARAKFVEALGNAGTSEPDVVAEIKRMLQVNRLFEQTTKGSTVTDEDVRRAFPERKESLGTPETRDLRNIVVRAREDADRVLTRLRAGEPFEAVAADVSLDGQTRAAGGQLGKLEAAQLEDGYAKAAFQTPQGVPFGPVQTQHGWNVGEVLGVHPPVPAVFEQVRDQLKQQLTYEKTMDRWQKWLGDRLRAADVSYADDYRPADPDSPPEVAPGKPDTGRQPPAPK